A genomic segment from Triticum dicoccoides isolate Atlit2015 ecotype Zavitan chromosome 1A, WEW_v2.0, whole genome shotgun sequence encodes:
- the LOC119329445 gene encoding uncharacterized protein LOC119329445, with product MARLSVTTTALLLAAVAFFIAAEAAVTKDFTFARGIKLHISKQGTATDHIFAGGSKLFVARHDAAPADHASARGSKLDVTQSKISIPKKRLAVSQSKLFVARHDAAPADHALARGSKLDVTQSKISISKKRLAVSQSKAAVQKKGFIFLEGRKLAGGGALSADTAGAAPGAVQACDQLEAYQRVCHTLLHLPGVTTARALMETAVRVALGRARAAKVTFDAAKAASGAGNPMACILGSCEQNYDDLVDALEEVSRAMHKPGTSSESLVEKMTAASTYAGDCDNWYEERDVKSPYEVMQRHLAQMVSVALGLANKKL from the coding sequence ATGGCGCGGCTCTCCGTGACCACCACtgccctcctcctcgccgccgtcgccttcttcatcGCCGCCGAGGCCGCCGTCACCAAGGACTTCACCTTCGCCCGGGGCATAAAGCTGCACATCTCGAAGCAGGGCACGGCGACCGACCACATCTTCGCCGGGGGCAGCAAGCTCTTCGTCGCGAGGCACGACGCGGCGCCGGCCGACCACGCCTCCGCCCGGGGCAGCAAGCTCGACGTCACGCAGAGCAAGATCTCCATCCCGAAGAAGAGGCTCGCCGTCTCGCAGAGCAAGCTCTTCGTCGCGAGGCACGACGCGGCGCCGGCCGACCACGCCTTGGCCCGGGGCAGCAAGCTCGACGTCACGCAGAGCAAGATCAGCATCTCGAAGAAGAGGCTCGCCGTCTCGCAGAGCAAGGCGGCCGTCCAGAAGAAGGGCTTCATCTTCTTGGAAGGGCGCAAgctggccggcggcggcgcgtTGTCGGCGGACACGGCGGGCGCGGCTCCGGGGGCGGTGCAGGCGTGCGACCAGCTGGAGGCGTACCAGAGGGTGTGCCACACGCTGCTGCACCTGCCCGGGGTGACGACGGCGCGGGCGCTGATGGAGACGGCGGTGCGGGTGGCGCTGGGGCGGGCGCGGGCGGCCAAGGTGACGTTCGACGCGGCcaaggcggcgtccggggcgggcaACCCGATGGCGTGCATCCTGGGGTCGTGCGAGCAGAACTACGACGACCTGGTGGACGCGCTGGAGGAGGTGAGCCGGGCGATGCACAAGCCCGGCACCAGCAGCGAGAGCCTGGTGGAGAAGATGACGGCGGCCAGCACCTACGCCGGCGACTGCGACAACTGGTACGAGGAGCGCGACGTCAAGTCGCCCTACGAGGTCATGCAGCGCCACCTCGCCCAGATGGTCTCCGTCGCCCTCGGCCTCGCCAACAAGAAGCTCTGA